The DNA window ATAGATGACTGTGAGTTAATGTTCATCAAAATTGGCGAGTTGTGCTGATAAACTAGTCTTCAACGTGACAGTCGGGCACGTCTATCCAGTTCAGTTGGGCTTCTCTGTcgagaaggacaaggtcaAATGGCTCGAGATTATGTTTCGCGATAAATCATGCAAGTAATACGCCCCTAGAAATGCCACACCTAGCTAATGATCAAAGCCTACGACTGCTCTCTGGCGCTTATCCAAGCGTCAAACGAGATATATCTAGGCATAGGCTACAACTGCACCAATTCGCTAAGCTGTATATCTCAGACTCTTGACCAGCTCAAGGTGAGATTGAATAGCAAAGAAGCGCTATCGGATCATACAATGTCGATAATCATGGCTCTTATCAATCAAGAGCAGGCAGCAGAGCATTACGCGGCTGCTGAGACACATATGGCTGGTTTAAAGAGGATAGTGGACCTTCGTGGCGGGCTAGAGAATATTGGAGATTCTGTGATTACTGTCAAGATTTGCCGGTGGGTTGATATGTTGTCAATTTTGAATGGCTAGTTGCTGATGTCTAAAGGACTGATATTCTCTTTGCCATGCAACAAGGCGGACACCCGCTGTTTCATCGAGACCATATATATCACGTAAAACGCAGCTTGGCATACAAGGGATTCAATTTACAGCCAGACTCAGATGCATACTCCAACCGACTTGGCCCAATCATCCAAGAAGCATTCTCTGACACCATGGGCTTGTGCAGACTGCTCAACAAACACCAAGATGAGAAACCCCTCGATCTCCTTGAGTTTCAAGAAGTCTTGGTATCAATCTGCTATCGACTGCTCCAATTTCGTACGATTTATGAGTCTAGGCTCATGCAGGATGCTCAGTCTACTTATCATATCGGGTTATGCCTCTTTATGATATCAATTCACTTCAATAATACGCAGTTTCGCATTACTCGACGGGGACTTATCATGGCTCTTGTGAAGGAAGCCATTGAGTCCAAATTGAGCGagcatgaggatgaggtcAAGTTCTGGCTTCTCAGCTTGGGAGGGATTTCAGTTTCACTTCCGGATGGTCGTGAGTGGTTTGTTGAGGCACTTCGAGAGCAAGCTTCATTGCTTGGCATTATGGCTTGGGAGCAAGTGAAGGGATGTTTAGCGAAGTTTCCGTGGATGGATGCTATCCATGATGAACCAATCCGGAAGCTATGGGATCAAGTCCGCTTGATGGACGTGTAATCACTCACTTCATGGAGTTAAAGGCCAAATGAAAGAAATCCGTTAACTCCGCTTAAGTTTCACTCCTGGGAAGATAACCAGCCAATGAGGTCTCTGAAATGTGCCGAAGACCTCTAACCGAATATGGTAGCAAATCTCTCATTGGCTCAAGCGAGACTATAGTGGCGCCAGGATCTCCATTTAACATCTTGAGATGGCTTCCGAATCGGGTAGCAAGTCTTGTATTGGATGATTTGAGAGTAAGGCTTCGATGTTTTGCGAATATTCAGACGCTCAAGTAAGAGTTCTTTGGGTATATATACAGATGATGATCGCACCCAGACAATACAGACATCAGTCACCTCTATAGACATCCACATCATACTCAGATTATTACTTCTACATTGCAAGACACGTTCTCATCTATTACCATGGCATCAACCACACACACAGACTTTGGAGCTAATACCGAAGCTATTGAAGTTGCCAAAGCGTTTTCTACCGGTCTCCGTGGCAAAACTGTCCTCATCACCGGAGTCAACCGTGGGGGTATTGGCTTTGCAACCGCGCAGGCTTTTGTAAGTTCTCCCCTCCTGGGGATATTCCACATACTTACCATCGTAAGTCCACTCAATCTCCGGCCCATATCATCCTCGCCGGCCGCAGCCCTTCCAAGGCAAAGGAGAGCATCAATGAACTCAAAGCCGAGTTCCCAGATGTAGACTACCGATTCTTGGAGGTCGACCTCTCAAGTCAAGAATCCGTGCGCAACGCAGCCAAAGAAGTCCTTTCTTGGTCCGATATTCCTGCTATTGACTTTATCATCAACAGCGCCGGCGTCATGGCCGTTCAAGAGCGCACTCTCTCCAAGGATGGCATTGAAATGCATCTTGCAACCAACCACATCGGTCATTGGCTACTTAGCTGCCTCCTGATgcccaaactcatcaaagcATCCGAAAACAAACCAAATGGTTCCGTTCGTATCGTCAATGTCACCTCCGGTTCGCCTACAAAGTCAAACATGCGCTGGAGCGACATGAACTTTGATAAGAAGAATAAAGACCTCCCTCAGGAGGAGCAGCCAAATTACGAGTTCTTCAAACTCTGGGGATACGAAAATACTGAAGAAACTGCCTATGTTCCGCTCGATGGCTACAACCGCAGCAAAGTCGCCAACGTCCTTTTCGGCATTGAGGCTAACAAGCGTCTCTTTGAAAAGCACGGTATTCTCACTCTTTCTGTTCACCCTGGTGTCATCAGGACGACTGAACTGGGAAGAAACTTTCCGAAAGAGACGTTGGAGGCTATTAAGAAGATGGGGTCGGTGGGGTTCTTTACTACCAAGTCGGTAGAAGCTGGAGCTTCGACTAGTCTTGTTGCAGCTTTGGATCCCAAGCTTGCGAATGGTGTTGGGGAGACTCATGAAG is part of the Fusarium fujikuroi IMI 58289 draft genome, chromosome FFUJ_chr07 genome and encodes:
- a CDS encoding related to double substrate-specificity short chain dehydrogenase/reductase 2 — protein: MASTTHTDFGANTEAIEVAKAFSTGLRGKTVLITGVNRGGIGFATAQAFSTQSPAHIILAGRSPSKAKESINELKAEFPDVDYRFLEVDLSSQESVRNAAKEVLSWSDIPAIDFIINSAGVMAVQERTLSKDGIEMHLATNHIGHWLLSCLLMPKLIKASENKPNGSVRIVNVTSGSPTKSNMRWSDMNFDKKNKDLPQEEQPNYEFFKLWGYENTEETAYVPLDGYNRSKVANVLFGIEANKRLFEKHGILTLSVHPGVIRTTELGRNFPKETLEAIKKMGSVGFFTTKSVEAGASTSLVAALDPKLANGVGETHEGSENYGAFLADCQISTEAMPLAVSSSEAKKLWAFSEEATGQKFSW